Part of the Paenibacillus terrae HPL-003 genome is shown below.
AAAGCAAGATCATTAACGGCAGTTCCATTTCCCCCGGAGATACGGTTATCGGACTGGCCTCCAGCGGAGTGCACAGCAATGGCTTTTCACTGGTTCGCAAGCTTTTATTGGAACAGCAGGGCTATGATTTACATGATGAAATCGAAGGCTTGAACGGCAAACTGGGCGATGTACTGCTGGAGCCTACGAAAATCTATGTGAAATCCGTTTTGGCATTGCTGGACAAGGTAAAAGTAAAAGGTATGGCGCATATCACGGGCGGCGGTTTTATCGAAAATATCCCTAGAGTGCTGCCGGATAACGTTAATGTGGATATAGAATACGGCGCTTGGCCGATTCTGCCGATCTTCCAGCTCATGCAGGAAAAAGGCGCAATCTCCAACAAAGACATGTTCACAACCTTTAATATGGGGATTGGTATGGTTATCGTTGTAGGCGAAGAGTATGCACAGACTGCACTGGAAGTTCTAAAAGAACAGGGCGAAGCCGCTTATGTGATCGGAAAAGTAACGGAAGGCAGTTCTATCGTGACCTTTACGGGAGCCGAGGTGTAATGAGCGATTACCGGATTGCTGTTTTTGCATCAGGTGAAGGAACGAATTTCCAGTCATTAGTGGATGCGGCTGCGCGAGAAGAGCTGGGTGGGGCAACGGTGGAACTGCTGATCTGTGACAAGCCTGCGGCTCCTGCCGTAGCCAGAGCACAGAAAGCCGGAATTGCGTGTCACACTTTTCGACCCAAGGAATATGCTTCCCGCGAAGATTATGAGCGTGAACTGGTTGCTTTGCTGGAGCAGAAATCCATTGATCTCATCGTGCTAGCAGGCTACATGCGTTTGCTGTCCAGTGTCATGGTAGATGCCTACGCCGGAAAAATCATCAATATTCATCCGTCGCTACTTCCTGCATTTCCAGGGAAAGATGCTGTTGGACAGGCATTGGCCTATGGGGTCAAGGTCAGTGGGGTTACCGTTCATTTTGTGGACGGGGGGATGGATACTGGAGCAATTATTGCCCAGCGTGTCGTAGAAGTACACGACCATGATACAGCGGAATCTTTATCCGCAGCCATTCAATCCGTGGAACGTCAGTTATATCCAGAGGTGGTTGGCAGACTGGCTCAAGGCAAAATCCAATTGGATGGCCGTAAGGTGATTTCACTTCTCTAAAGATGATTGTAATTTGTCATATCATTGTCATATCAAGGATGCCGTACAGGCATTTTCCGATATTTCTCGGGAAATAAATTGATAAAGAACTAAAGGAGGAGAAATGGTGAGTATTAAAAGAGCGCTCGTCAGCGTATCAGATAAACGAGGGATCGTGGAATTTTGCCGCGAGTTGTCCAAATTGGGTGTGGAGATCGTTTCGACAGGGGGAACGAGCAGCTTGTTGTCGAAGGAGGGTATTCCTGTCATCGGCATTTCAGAGGTAACAGGCTTTCCTGAAATTATGGACGGACGTGTTAAAACCCTCCATCCTGCGGTACACAGCGGACTGCTGGCTGTTCGGGATAATGAGGAGCATCAGCGTCAGATGAAGGAGCTTGGACTGGATTATATTGATCTGGTCGTTGTGAATCTGTATCCTTTTGCGGAAACGATCGCCAAACCCGGTGTAACCTATGAGGACGCGATTGAAAATATCGACATCGGCGGCCCAACCATGCTGCGTTCTGCGGCGAAAAACCATGCATTCGTAAGTGTAGTGGTGGATGCGGACGATTATAGTACAGTGCTGGAGGAAATCCGCAAGGATGGCGATACCGAGCTGAACACTCGTAAGCGTTTGGCTGCAAAGGTTTTCCGTCATACCGCATCATACGACGCGCTCATCTCCGATTATTTGTCGAATGTGACGGGCGAGCCTTTGCCTGAACGTTATACGGTTACCTATGAAAAAATTCAGGATTTGCGCTATGGCGAAAATCCGCATCAGCAGGCAGCATTTTACCGTCAGCCGTTGGCAGCGAAGGGTACACTGACGACAGCGAAGCAGCTTCACGGCAAGGAATTGTCCTACAATAATATCAACGATGCTAACGCAGCGCTGCAAATTGTTAAAGAATTCAGCGAGCCTGCGGTGGTAGCCGTTAAGCATATGAATCCTTGTGGCGTGGGAATCGGCAGCAGCATTTATGAAGCGTACAGCAAGGCGTATGCGGCTGACCCGACTTCCATTTTTGGCGGCATCGTAGCCGCTAACCGAATTATTGACGGCGATACAGCGAAGAAGCTGAGCGAAATCTTTTTGGAAATTGTACAGGCGCCTGGCTTTACAAAAGAAGCACTAGAGATTTTGACGAAAAAGAAAAACATCCGTTTGCTTGATCTGGGAGAGCTGTCCCCGTCTGAAGAGGCTGAAAGCCGTTTCGTAGTGACTTCCATTGAAGGCGGCATGGTTGTTCAGCAGAATGACATTCACGCTGTAGACCCGGACGCGCTTACCGTAGTGACGGAGCGTGCGCCATCCGAGGAAGAATTGAAACAGCTTTTGTTTAGCTGGAAAGTCGTTAAGCATGTGAAGTCCAATGCGATCGTACTGGCGGCAGACAATATGACTATTGGCGTGGGTGCAGGACAAATGAACCGTGTCGGAGCGGCTAAAATCGCTATCGAGCAGGCTGGAGAAAAAGCAAAAGGTGCTGTGCTGGCATCTGACGCATTTTTCCCGATGGGCGATACGCTGGAGCTGGCAGCCCAAGCAGGCATTACGGCAGTTATTCAGCCGGGGGGCTCCATCAAGGACGAAGAATCCATCAAGGTTGCTAACGAACACGGCATTGCAATGGTCTTCACAGGCGTGCGTCATTTCAAGCACTAGCTTGTATTAGCTGAGAATGCAGTAGCATTCTCTCACACGAGGATTTTGCAAAAATCTAAGAAGCGACTTGTAATTGACAATATATAGATCGAAATGGTTTTATTCGTCTATATACTGCACTTTGGAGCGACTGGAATCGAATTTTGCAAAATCTTGACACCATAACGGGAGCGGGAGGAATCACCTGAATGGATATTTTGGTTATCGGTGGGGGCGGCCGTGAGCATGCGATTGTGTGGGCACTGAAAAAAAGCCCCAAGGCCGGACAAATCTACTGTGCGCCGGGCAATGCCGGGATCGGGCAGTTGGCGGAGTGCGTGCCGATTCCGGTGAGTGATTTTGATGCGTTGACGGAGCTGGCGGAATCCAAAAAGGTCGGACTTGTCGTGGTTGGCCCCGATGATCCGTTGGCAGACGGTATTGTGGATGCTTTTGAAGCGAAAGGCATTCCGGTATTCGGACCGCGTAAAAATGCAGCAGAAATTGAAGGCAGCAAAATCTTCATGAAGGATCTGCTGCACAAATACCATATTCCGACAGCAACCTATCGGAAGTTTTATACCTATGAGGAAGCACATGCCTATTTGAAGGAGCAGCCGATTCCTGTGGTCATTAAGGCGGACGGACTGGCAGCAGGCAAAGGGGTAACGGTCGCATACTCTATGGAGGAAGCGGAAAAGGCTTTATCCGACATTATGGTAGCGAAGGTGTTCGGAGAAGCCGGGGCGCAGGTCGTGATCGAGGAGTTTCTAGCCGGACAGGAAATGTCGATTCTTTCCTTTGTGGATGGTGAAACGGTTCGTCCGATGGCAGCGGCGCAAGATCATAAGCCTATTTTTGATGGTGACAAAGGGCCGAATACCGGGGGAATGGGCACGTATTCCCCATTACCGCACGTAGCGGATTCGATTATCGAGGAAGCCCTTGAGACTATCATTAAGCCGACGGCAAAAGCGATGGTGGCTGAGGGTCGTCCGTTCCGTGGGGTTTTATTTGCCGGATTGATGATTTCGCCGGACGGCAAGCCGAAGACGATTGAGTTTAACGCACGCTTCGGTGATCCGGAAACTCAGGTTGTGCTGCCCCGGCTAAAATCTGATCTGCTCGATATTTTCCTCGCTGCGGTGAACGGCACGCTGGATCAGGTGGAGATCGAGTGGAAGGATGAAGCGGCGGTATGTGTGGTGTTGGCTTCCGGGGGCTATCCTGGAACGTACGCCAAAGGTGTTCCAATCCACGGACTGGATCAGGCGGACGAAGCTATTGTGTTCCATGCCGGTACAGGCATCAATGAACAGGGTGAGTGGGTAACAAACGGCGGACGTGTGTTGGGCGTGGTCGGTTTGGGACATGGTATTGCCGAAGCGCGGGACAAGGCGTATGAGCAGGCGGCACGTATTACCTTTGAAGGCAAGCAAAACCGTACGGATATTGCGGCAAAAGCACTGCTACAGTAGTGTATTTGCAAGATGAAGAGAACCTCAACGGGGTTCTCTTTTTTCCGTTTGACAAAAGTATACTTATCCTATAGGATTAAAAATACAAAACTGACTGACTGATCAATCGGGAGGAGGAAACCCATGCAGCCACGGAAGGCGAAGCAGTCCAAGACTACCGCGAATGAACCATTGGTTGATCACGCGGGAGAAGAAACAGCAGAAACCGATCGCAGAACGCAGCTTCTTCACATTGCGTTGAAGCGATTCGCCGAGCAAGGGTACCATCAAACGAAGATTTCAGATATCGTGGTGGAGGCCGGAGTGGCCCAAGGCACGTTTTATTGGCATTTTAAAAGCAAAGAAGCGCTGGCACTGGAGATTATTGCTACTGGCCGCGAGCAACTGCTGGCAGCAATAGGACAAGGATACCGCCGTGATGCAGGTACGTTGGCTGATATGGTTAAAGCGTCCGAAGCGCTGTTTGTCCGTCTGTTTGATTTCGCATTGGAGAACCGCTATCTGATGGGATTACTCCTGATCGGCAGCGGTGTGGATGAACCGGTACGCCAGAGCATTCGGGAGACGAGAATCGCGATGGAACGGGCCTTTCGGCGCAATATGGAGCGAGCGATAGAGCTGAACATGCTCCCCGCTGGATTGGATGTCGAACTACGAGCAGCCCTGCTCATGAGTATGATCGAAGGTATTATTACACGTTGGCTATTCGGTTCCGAGGGAACACATGACAACATTACGCTGGTAACAGCTAAACAATTGGCGGCAGAAGCGGCAAATTTTGAATTTTACGGGCTGTTGGGTCAAGGATAGGCGGGTGGGAGATCACATCGCATGAATTGGCAGTAAGAGGCGAATAATAGAGCCAAAATACACATATGTACTCAATCATTTACATCCAGACAGGAGAGAACGATTCATGAAAACACGTAAAAGAGGGTTTCTGGTAACTACACTGATGGCTTTGGCCATGTTCAGTCTGGTACTGAGCGCTTGCGGAACGAAACCGGAAGCTGCCAACAACAACGGAGCGGGCAGCAGCAATGAGGCGGCAGCGGGCAATGAGCTCGAAGCGATCAAGAAGGCTGGTGTGATCAAGGTTGGAATGATGGGGACGTACCAGCCGTACAATTTTTTGAACGATAAAAAGGAATTGGACGGGTTTGATGTTGATATTGCGAATGAATTGGCGAAGCGTATCGGGGTCAAAGCGGAGTTCACGGCACAAGAATTTTCGGGACTTATTCCAAGTCTGCAAAAGAAGAAATTCGATGCGGTGATTAGCCAGGTGACGATTACGCCAGATCGTGAAAAGGTAATTGATTTCACAGATCCGTATATCACCAACAATGTAAATATCATCGTGAACAACAAAACAAACGATATTACCAAGCTGGAGGATTTTAAAGGCAAAACGATTGGTGTCGGCTTGGGAACGAATGATGAGTCCTATCTGCGTAACGAAGTGCTGCCGAAGGTCGGCGATTTTGAGATTAAAACATATGATGATGTCATCACTTCCTTGAAGGACCTGAACTCTGGTCGAATTGACGCAACAATCAACAATCTGTATGCGCTCAAGCCCATTGTTGATAAAAACGGCTTCCAGATTAAAGCGGTAGGCGAGCCGATCAAATCCGATCAAGCGGGTGTGGCTATTAATAAGGATACTCCTGAGCTTAAAGCAGCCTTAAACAAGGCTTTGAAAGAAATGAAGGAAGATGGCACCTATAAAACGATTTTCAAAAAATGGTTCGGCGAGGAGCCAAAAGAATAACGAAAGCCTGTTACAGGCGTCTGGCTCCGGTCTTGGCTTTTATGCTGACATGGGGCCACTCGTCTGAAAGAAGGGAATATATACGATGCTTGAATTAATGTGGGAGAACGTCCCTTTTTTATTGAAGGGCGCTTATTATACGCTGTATATTACGATTGTTTCCATGCTTTTTGGCCTCATGATCGGTTTGGTGGTGGCAGTCGCCCGATTGAAGGGAAATCGTCCGGTTCGTTGGCTGGCGCGCAGTTATGTATCTATCATTCGGGGAACGCCGGTTTTGGTGCAGATTGCAGTCATTTACTATGGACTGGATGATTATGGGATATCGTTCGGCTCGCTGACGGCTGCTTGTCTTGCACTGAGTATCAATACAGGGGCGTATTTATCGGAGACGTTCCGTGGGGCTATTTTAGCAGTGCCAAAGGGTCAAACCGAGGCGGCCTATGCAACCGGAATGTCACCGGGCCAAACGATGCGGCGCATCATTCTTCCGCAGGCCGTGCGAATTGCGATTCCGCCGATGGGCAATACATTTGTCGGTATGCTTAAGGAAACGTCGCTCGTTTCGGTGATTGGGGTAAGTGAGCTGATGCGTCAGGCACAGCTTTTACAGGCACAGTATCTGCGCTATATGCCGTTTCTGCTCGAAATTGGCATCATGTACTGGATTATGAGCATTGGGTTCTCCGCTATACTGGAGCGGGTGGAAAAGCGTCTGGCTCGAGCTTATTAAGGTGGAGATGATAGAGAATGATAACAACAAGCGGTTTGGGTAAACGCTTCGGTCAGGTGGAAGTGTTAAAAAGCATTGATTTTCAGGTGGCCGCGCGTGAAATCGTCGTGTTGCTCGGCCCAAGTGGTTCGGGTAAAAGCACCTTGCTGCGCTGCCTGAACGGTCTGGAGGAATTGTCTTCCGGCAAGTTTGAGGTAAACGGGATAGAGGTAAATGCTACGGCTCCTCTTCGTACCCGGCAAGCAGCCATTCGTGATATTCGCAGACAGACGGGGATGGTATTTCAGCAATTCAATCTGTATCCGCACAAAACAGCAATCGGCAATGTCATTGAAGGACTGCTAACAGTGAAAAAAATGCCCCGCGACAAGGCCATGTCCATCGGACAGCGGCTGCTGGAGCGTGTGGGGTTGTCGGACAAGCAGGATGTACATCCTGCGCGTTTGTCCGGTGGACAGCAGCAGCGGGTAGCTATTGCGCGCGCGCTGGCGATGGACCCGGCGATTATGCTGTTCGACGAGCCGACATCGGCGCTCGATCCCGAGCTGGTCGGGGAAGTGCTGAGCGTAATGCGGGAGCTGGCCCAGGACGGGATGACGATGGTTGTCGTCACTCATGAGATGAAATTTGCCCGCGAGGTGGCGGACAAGGTTATATTTATGGCGGACGGTGTGATTTTGGAGGAGGCTGCGCCACAGGCATTTTTCGAGGCTCCCCAGCATGAGAGAACGCAGAAATTTTTACGTCAAATTAGTGAGTTTTGAAGCGAGAATAAGAATAGATCATACATTATTAAGATGGAAAGAAGGCCTTTGAGCATGAAAGTATCTACAACTTGGCATGGCAAACGCGCGTTTACTTCGGAGGGACCGTCCGGTTATACTGTTGGGATGGATGCTACGGCAGCTTATGGCGGCGACGGCAAAGGTATGACACCGATGGAACTGCTGCTGGCGGGTCTGGCGGGATGTATTGGCATTGATATTACGATGATTCTGGATCGCTTCCTGTCGGACATTACCCGTATTGATATTGACGCAGAAGGTACGCGCAAGGATGAAATGCCGAAGGGTTTTACAGCGATTGATCTGACGTTCCACGTAGATGGCGATGTTCCGGATTACCGCGTGTGGAAAGCGATTCAGATGGGGAAGGAAAAATATTGTGCCGTATCCGATTCCTTAAAAGCGGAGATTCGCATGCACCTGATCCTAAACGGAACAGAAGTACCACATCCAGCGTAAGGGTGGAAGGCTAGTAAAGGAGAGTCAACCTGTGTTATATGCAGGAAGGCTCTCCTTTTTGAATTTATTTTCAAATGTGACATGTAATGAAACTTTTTGTGCTTTGTTTTCGTTTACAATAGAAACTGGAGTGTAAAAATGGGAAAATAAACCTGTGTGCTGAGTGCATACGGGGGGAGGTATATAGTGAAACGAAAGCAGCTTGTGATCAAAGCGGTGGGCTTGGCTGCGGTACTCATCGTGATTGGTATGGTCGTGGGATTGCCATCATCGATGCAGGACAGAATGGCTAATACCTCGGATACTGTTCGGCCCGCAACTGCCATTGTAGCTGACGCTAAGGAGGAAACGATTGAGCAGGATAGCGCTCATCGCGTGCTGCGCTTTTTAGAGGAACATCCAGAGAAAGCATCCATTACGATTCTGAGGGATGGAAAGAAGCTGGCAGGCCGTGAGGAGAACCGGATGATGCCCTTGGCGAGTACGGTCAAGACGGTCATTGCGGTGGAATATGCCAAGCAGGCGGCGGCAGGTACAATCAACCCGGATGAACGGATCAAGCTGACTGCGCTGGAGCGATTCTATCTACCAGGTCTGAATGGTGGCGCACATCCGGCATGGTTGAAGGATATGGAAGCCAAAGGACAGTTGAAGAATGGAACCGTGTCTATGCGCGAAGTCGCTAAAGGGATGATTCGGTTTAGCTCCAATGCCAATACCGAGTATTTAATGGACAGACTGGGCTTGGAACAGATTAACCAAACAAAATCTGACCTGGGACTCCAAGATCATGATCCGATTTATCCATTTGTATCTTCCATTCTGATTCCTTATGAATGGATGAGAGAGACCCAGGGACGGGCGTGGGATGGTGCAAAGTATAGCAATTCTGCCAAAGCAGACGTTCGAGCGATGCCTGATGCGGAGTTCCGCCAACATGCCCAGATGATACATAACAAGCTGGCTCGTGATACGAGCGGTTCTTATAAGAGAAATGCCGCTATCGCGACATGGTATAATCGGGAGTTTGATCGAATGAACACGGAACGTTTTATAGCTTCGACGACAGCGGACTATGCGTCCTTGATGAGTAAGCTGAATAGCCGTCAAGGCTTTACTAAAGCCGAGCAAAAATTATTGTCTGAGGTCATGGAACCGCTGATGGATCATCCGGAAAATCAGAAATGGCTGCACCATTCCGGGCAAAAGGGCGGATCTACCGAGTATGTCCTCACCCTGGCCATGTATGCGACGGACAAGGAAGGACATTCGACAGAAATGGCGGTCTTCTTTAAGGACCTGGACCCGTTCACGAATGCCTCCTTACAAAATATGATGAATGAATTTAAAGAACGGCTACTGCGTGATGAATCGTTCAGAAAAGAAATCAATCAGCGCATTGGTGTACAGGTGAAAATGTAACCCCTACCCGTTGCCTTTTTGCTTGTGTTCCCAACAGCCCGGTGACCACCAGCACTAAAAGGGATATGAAAAGGATTAGTTTTGTCTGAAAAACGCACGTGCATTCACCGCCGTCAAGCAAGATATGGGAGGGGCCGATCGCCTGATTTTCTCTCCAACACGATCCATTTTACTGTATTACAGGAACGGTCGCACTTTTAATCTGCCGGAATAATGGTCTATAATAGAAATAGTTACATAATGTGAGGAGGACGATATCATGATTATTATTCATGCTGATATGAAAGTTTTACCTGAAAAAAGAGAGGCTTTTCTGCAACAAACCCAGGGATTGCTCAGCGCTTCACAAGCTGAAGAAGGTAATGTACGCTACACGCTGATGCAGGATCTGAATGATCCCAACGCTTTTACCATGGTTGAAGAGTGGAAGGATGCTGCTGCTGTAGACTTCCATAACAAGTCTGCCCATTTCCAGGCATTTGTTGCCGCAGCTAAAGAATTGCTGGCCGCTCCGCTTCAAGTGAATGCTTTTCAGGATGCAACCAAGCTGTAATTAGCCCGTTTTCTAAATCATAATCAGGAACAGGAGGAGATAGACATGGGGAACATTGCGGATACAACTGTACTGAATAACGGAGTTCAGATGCCTTGGCTGGGTTTTGGTACGTACAAGGCGGAAGGCAATGAGGTTTACGAAGCGGTCAAAATAGCCATAGATGCTGGTTACCGCAGCATTGATACAGCGGCGATTTACGGCAATGAGGACCTGGTTGGACAAGCCATTCGCGACAGTGGGGCGGACAGAGAAAGTCTGTTTGTTACCACAAAGCTGTGGAACCAGGATCAGGGCTACGATTCAACCCTGCGTGCCTTCGAGGAAAGCCGCAAGCGGCTGGGTCTGGACATCATTGATCTGTATCTCATTCATTGGCCTGGCAAGGACAAGTACAAGGAAACCTGGAAGGCATTTGAACGCCTGTATGAAGAAGGAAGCGTACGCGCCATCGGAGTAAGCAACTTCCAAGTTCACCACCTCGAAAACCTCCTGAAAGACAGCAATATCGTACCTGTCATCAACCAAGTGGAGCTTCACCCGCGTCTGACACAGCAAGAGCTGCATCAATACTGCCGAGAGCACCAGATTCAGCTTGAATCCTGGAGCCCACTGATGAAGGGTAAATTGACCGAGCAAGCGGATATCGTTGAGATTGCTGCAAAATACGGCAAAACCTCGTCGCAGGTTATTTTGCGCTGGCATCTGGATCGGGGTATCGTGACGATTCCCAAATCTGTAACCGCGCATCGTATCCGCGAAAATGCCGATCTGTTCGATTTTGAACTGACGGAAGAGGATATTAACCGAATCAATGGTCTTCATCTGGATGAACGTGTAGGCACCCATCCCGATAAGCTGTTGTTCTAGTTGTAGAATGAAAAAGAACCTTCAATTCCACGTGTGTCGTGGTTTTGGAGGTTCTTTGTTTATTTATGCATTGGGATTATCTCATACGCTTTTGTCCGTCTGGACAGAGTTACTACGTCCTGCATGCCTACTTTTGATTTAATTTGCGATGCAGGAGGAAGGAATAGAGTATGGGGGCGACGACGGATATAGCCAGTCCAGTGAGAAAAATGACCGTTCCCGCCACTCCGCCGACCCATGCCGCCACCAAACCCGAAGCACCACCGAGCATCATCATAGGGCCGCCAAAACGGTGCGTTTTACGCCATACCTCCGGGTTGGACAAAGTCCACGGCGTGCGGATACCGAAGGTATAGTTTGGCTGTACCTGAGTCAAATAATTACCGAGCACCAGCAGCATCAGGCCTATCAACCCGCAAATTATAGTATTCATTTGAAAGGAGATGTTCAGGCTATACAGCAGCATGCCCCAGCCCGCCACAGCGAGAACTACCGAAATACCTGTACGCGTTACTTCGTAGGCTTTAGAAAATTTCTGGTAATTCGCTCGATTCGGGTCCATGTAGCGGGCTAACCGGATCAATAGTGGTACCAGGCCTATCAGCACTAGCATGACGATAGCACCATTTTTACCCATATACCTGTCCGGTGTATTGTTAAAGCTAAAATGAGAAGCTATGGTTTCGGGCAGTCGGTCGTACATTAACAAAGCACCTATAGCGGGTGACAAGGCGATCAAAGTGGTCAAAACATCCGTAAAACTCCAGCTTACACGAAATTTCATTCCAGTCCCTCCGTATCCTTGATGTCATTTGAATTTTTTTTCGCAGGGGCATCGGAACGGGCTATGCTGAACATCCAACCGATGACATCCGCGACAACCGTCGTGTGAAGGGTGTAAATAATGTTTTGCCCCTGTCGCTCATCCAGCACCAGCCCT
Proteins encoded:
- a CDS encoding aldo/keto reductase, whose amino-acid sequence is MGNIADTTVLNNGVQMPWLGFGTYKAEGNEVYEAVKIAIDAGYRSIDTAAIYGNEDLVGQAIRDSGADRESLFVTTKLWNQDQGYDSTLRAFEESRKRLGLDIIDLYLIHWPGKDKYKETWKAFERLYEEGSVRAIGVSNFQVHHLENLLKDSNIVPVINQVELHPRLTQQELHQYCREHQIQLESWSPLMKGKLTEQADIVEIAAKYGKTSSQVILRWHLDRGIVTIPKSVTAHRIRENADLFDFELTEEDINRINGLHLDERVGTHPDKLLF
- a CDS encoding SdpI family protein; this encodes MKFRVSWSFTDVLTTLIALSPAIGALLMYDRLPETIASHFSFNNTPDRYMGKNGAIVMLVLIGLVPLLIRLARYMDPNRANYQKFSKAYEVTRTGISVVLAVAGWGMLLYSLNISFQMNTIICGLIGLMLLVLGNYLTQVQPNYTFGIRTPWTLSNPEVWRKTHRFGGPMMMLGGASGLVAAWVGGVAGTVIFLTGLAISVVAPILYSFLLHRKLNQK
- a CDS encoding autorepressor SdpR family transcription factor, whose protein sequence is MNDAFKALADPTRRKILQLLKEESMSAGEVAEHFQISKPSISHHLNILKQAGLVLDERQGQNIIYTLHTTVVADVIGWMFSIARSDAPAKKNSNDIKDTEGLE